The following coding sequences lie in one Methylosinus sp. H3A genomic window:
- a CDS encoding recombinase family protein, with amino-acid sequence MPLIGYARVSTEDQVTGAQTDVLKAAGCVEIFREHMSGAKASRPELAKALSRVRRGDVLVVARLDRLARSLSHLLAVIAELDAKGAHFKSLADPIDTTTPQGRFALQVLGAVAELERALIRERTKDGLRAAKKRGRIGGNPKLRAGDRDAIQRIVDAKAANYFERVNRTAEHWLPIVRQMRPDHRWQDVVRVLNAKRDGATGAPLPQWTVERLKRAVKCFVAEGLIEPRLLHQAASRKVSSERLVTLVAGIKRANPDLTLAQIGAQLEAMYERTPRGGTRWAPSSVKSLLDRAEKLRLLDAETL; translated from the coding sequence ATGCCTCTGATCGGCTACGCCCGCGTCTCGACCGAGGATCAGGTCACGGGTGCACAGACCGATGTGCTGAAGGCCGCCGGCTGCGTCGAGATTTTTCGCGAGCATATGTCGGGGGCGAAAGCCTCACGGCCGGAACTGGCCAAGGCCCTTTCGCGCGTGCGCCGCGGCGACGTGCTGGTCGTCGCGCGGCTCGACCGTTTGGCCCGCTCGCTGTCGCATCTCCTGGCCGTGATCGCCGAGCTCGACGCCAAAGGCGCGCATTTCAAATCGCTCGCCGATCCCATCGACACCACGACCCCGCAGGGCCGGTTCGCCCTGCAGGTTCTCGGCGCCGTGGCCGAGTTGGAGCGCGCCCTGATCCGGGAGCGCACCAAGGACGGCCTGCGCGCCGCCAAGAAGCGCGGCCGCATCGGCGGCAATCCAAAGCTCCGCGCCGGCGACCGCGACGCCATCCAGCGCATCGTCGACGCCAAGGCGGCGAACTATTTCGAGCGCGTCAATCGAACAGCCGAACATTGGCTGCCGATCGTCCGGCAAATGCGCCCGGATCACCGCTGGCAGGATGTCGTGCGCGTGCTCAACGCCAAGCGCGATGGCGCCACCGGCGCTCCCCTGCCCCAATGGACCGTCGAGCGCCTGAAGCGCGCCGTCAAATGCTTCGTCGCCGAGGGCTTGATCGAGCCCCGCCTCCTCCATCAAGCAGCCAGCCGAAAAGTCAGCAGCGAGCGTCTGGTCACGCTCGTCGCCGGGATCAAGCGGGCCAATCCCGATCTGACGCTCGCGCAGATCGGCGCGCAGCTCGAGGCCATGTATGAGCGCACGCCGCGCGGCGGAACGCGCTGGGCGCCCTCCTCCGTCAAAAGCCTGCTCGACCGCGCCGAAAAGCTCCGATTGCTCGACGCCGAAACGCTGTGA
- a CDS encoding toxin-antitoxin system HicB family antitoxin, which yields MSKATYPLKLPTSLKKEAARLAKQDGVSLNQWIATAVAQKIGVIETTAEFLKRRAGNASGSGLSEILRQAPDRAPDPGDELPPDWVAS from the coding sequence ATGAGCAAAGCGACATATCCCCTAAAGCTGCCCACCTCCCTCAAAAAGGAAGCGGCCAGACTCGCGAAACAGGACGGCGTTTCATTGAATCAATGGATTGCGACAGCCGTCGCCCAGAAAATCGGCGTCATCGAAACGACGGCCGAGTTCCTGAAGCGTCGCGCTGGAAACGCGAGCGGCTCCGGTTTATCGGAAATTCTGCGGCAAGCGCCCGACCGCGCGCCAGATCCCGGCGATGAATTGCCCCCCGATTGGGTTGCGTCGTGA